From the genome of Brachionichthys hirsutus isolate HB-005 chromosome 9, CSIRO-AGI_Bhir_v1, whole genome shotgun sequence:
AGGATTAGTTACACATTAGCATCATTCTCTTATAGTGACATGCCCAGGTGTTGCTTCTGCTAAGAGGCATTTGAGGATTTATCCCCTTATAAGGGTGTCAGGGTTTAATGTTGACAACAATGGTGAGCTAGTGGTTAAATACTGGGGCCCACCTTAATGATAGGCTTTAGACTTGATGGGGGAGGTGAAGGGAAAATGGAGCGAGTGCAAAGAGAATGAGGCGATGACGATGTCGGAGTGGATCAGGAGAAACCAGATGTCTCTTTCACGCTCTTGTGTTTCATTAGTGAATGTGGCTCTCAGCCTGACATTCGCCTCCCGTCATTGGTTTCAGTGACACGCTGAAGAATGCGGGCATCGCGAGTCTGTTTTATTTACAGcatctctctgcagctctgggGCGGCCCATTTAAAAATAGTGCTTCATTTGTACAAATGAAGCTTCAAGTGTGCTTGTCAGTGAGTTTCTATGTGACCAGCTGCGCCAGTTTCAGATTCATTTGCATAACTGTGAGTCTTTTTTCCCCACGCAGGTTAAATACAGAGCACAGCGCAACATGACCCGCCGGGCTGTTTTTAAGATGGTGGCAGTGTGGGTGCTGGCCTTTCTCCTCTACGGTCCTGCCATCATCTTTTGGGAGACTATGGTCGGCCAGAGTGTTGTCCCAGCTCACGAGTGCTACGCCGAGTTCTATTTCACGTGGTACTTCCTGCTCAGTGCTTCTACCTTCGAGTTCTTCACACCCTTTGTGTCTGTGACTTTCTTCAACCTCAGCATCTACCTGAACATCCACCGCAGGAACAGGAATGGCGGTGCCTGCCCCGAGGATGACGCTAGGACAGAGACGATCCCTAAGAAGCAGCGAGAGGGAGGCgtcttgtctgtgttttttgtgaagACTCGGAAGGTTTCGTCCAGTGAACCCACAGCTATCGCTGCAGTTATTGAGGATGACGACGCCCTGTCCCCTTCCTCCCGCGGGGAGCCTGCCAATCAGATATTCCCGCAGAGAGAGAAGTTCTCTCCTGACAGAAGAAGCTCGAGGTCATTTCAACACACAGCCTCCTGCATGCCGTCCGGCCGTAGGACGCAGGGGTATCGTCTTTCGCGAGACAAAAAGATTGCCAAATCTTTAGCCATTATTGTGTGCACCTTTGGGATTTGCTGGGCTCCTTACACCCTGCTGATGATTATCCGTGCCGCCTGCAGCGGTGCATGTGTGGAGAATCACTGGTATGAGATTACATTCTGGCTTCTGTGGCTGAATTCCGCTATCAACCCATTCTTGTACCCGGTTTGCCACAGCAGCTTCCGAAGGGCTTTTTCAAAGATACTGTGTCCTAAAAGACAATCAGTCCAACCTCAGATTGAGGCTCAGTCATGTTAGAGATGTACTCAATTTTACTTCCATGAACTATAAACTGCGGACACAATTTGTTTGTTAAATATTGTAGAAAAGACATGTATTGTTCTTCCTTCGGTTCTTTGAAAGTGGCATGTCTTGCAGAGAAAGATTACCTTTGCAAGGACAACATTTCACACAGCAATACAATAAGAATTCATTTTGAAAAACTGAACTAACAATATTCTTGGTAAAGCAGCTCTGGCACTTTTAGAAGAAGATACAGCTGATGATTAAAACACCCTGACCTGATGATCAAACAGTGTTAAATTCAGAATGTATGCTAAGCTTTTTAGGTTTGCGAGTGTGTGTAACCTTTATGCTGATTTAACAGTGTCTGGATGGGTGGCTGCACAGTTTGTCCCTTTACACACTCAGCTGAAAAGTGAGAACACTTTCCGTAAACAGACCCACGTGTCTTGGCACAAGGCTGTCACAAGTACTCCTTAATGACCATTTGTAATAAGAGAAATAGGCTTCTGAGTTGAGGAGTAGATCTGAGAACCCCGCCCTGCATCTCCTTTACAAAATTTGGTAACAAAGTCAATTTAGAGGCATTTCTTAAAAGGCCACCAGAGGCTGCGATGAATAGGCTGGTTAGCTGACCTGCGCAGAGACGCAGGTGGACTtgcaaatggaaaacaaattgCTCAGCGCGAGTATCGGCACCACTTCTGTTCTCACTGGGACACCCGAAGAACCAATATTCACAGCCCTTCAAAGAGAACATCGAAAGCGGTTCGCATCCTTCCCGTCTACGTTTGGATTGCTGAGACACAAATATGGTGACAGCAATGCAGTTACCATTGAACAAATATCTGTTCAATGCAAAaccaaactagaaaacgacaatcagagattgcagaccctcgcctccaatagactattcgatcttgtgagacagtaaacagggcttccggatcagaggggccaaacctgctctagcttgctgctccggaacgtactacaagactccttctggactctttttcccatcatgccattcgtgttcctccctcttaaagtggcagtttacagcacaggcacaattccagatgtaaaaataattatagaatctggatccagatccggatcaacgccattctcggggaggaccgagccacggacagaaccttgcttgtgtaaaaatttcaagtcgattgggttactagttatTGAGTTacgcgctcggacagacaaacaaacaaacaaacagacagacaaacaaacgcacccaattgcaataccctcacctcctcttcggcgagggtaatgaggCCCTCGTCGTCTGGAGAGTGAACAGACATCCGGCTTTTTGGCTTGACAGAGATTAGCATAGATCAGGGAGTGAAAATGCAGCTGCTGAATGGTAAACAGGCAAGACGGCATGTTTCTTGCTGCAGACAAGCAACAGATACAAGTAAATTGTAGAAAGCTAAATAAATGTGATCCTTGATACTATTTTAACAGGGATCTAAGGGAAAGCAGAATGTCCCCCTCCTTGATCTGTTCATTTTGGGGCTTAAAAGTTcaaccaagaaaaaaaaagaaaacgtctgTCACGATTTGATCATTACGAAGAACCACACCACAGTCTGCATGATCAAAGACGCAACATCCTGTTATTAATGCTATTATCAACCCTCCAGCAGGATTCCCACAGCGTGAAACAATAATTATCATGCCAGTGTAGTTTCTACATCCTCAGAGACTTGATGAAAAGCAAAACAGTCACTGTAGGAATCAGCCTCCTGCAGCTCACCCATCCTTGTTGTAAAGCaacagcctcacagcaagacgaggcCTAATTAAACTATTACATcatcccattttttttttaagattctCATTTACCAGTAGAATACCATTTCTAGTCACGAGGCTCTTAAAATTTACTACACTCAAGGTGTTTTCCCCACGTTTGAGCTCACCTGGCATGTTGCACTTCACTGAAACTAATTTCTCCAGTTAGAAGACAATTTacaggagcagagcagagcaagTCTCAATGAGTAATTCTCCTCTGAGACCTCAAGACGATTCTCTAATGTAATACTCTTCAGGCTCTCTGTTCTTGGCTTCAGAGTTATCAGGTTCCCAAATTTAGACTGAAATGTCCAGAGCCACACgaataataagaataatgtCAATTTGCCAAGCAGTGGATTTGACAAACAAAACCTGTCACTTTAATTGCGTCATTAATGTTGCATTTTATTCCAGTCTAACCATTGGAGACTGAAGATTGCACATTGTAGAGCAGAACTAAATTGCAATCTGTTTTCGCCCCTATTGAATTGCTGTCATTTTTCTACCTTCAAGCCAAAAAACAGGAGATTTGACACGTTAGTATGACAACCTGTTATTTTTCCAATGGTGCAGACAGAGTGGAGCGGACAGCCTTCTGTTGGACTAGATTACTGTCTGATCCGTGCGTCTTCTCCTACCCACAGGCTGCGATAGACACAAATGATCACGGGCAACGCGCACTATCTTCAAGCTTATTTAATGCAAACCATTAACTCACATGGTTCTTTTCATGCCTGTAATAATCCAGTCTGTTAATCTATTGTTGTGCTGTTGACTGTAAATGTTTTGAAATGCACGGCTGGAACTCTGTCATCATAAGGACGAACATCATGAGTAATTTAAGCCCAAAGCCGCCGGAGAAATAAAGTGACATTCCTTTGAAGCACCAGGAAGCATCACAATTatttttcacggttggtgttgTTATGTGTTCGAGGCAAAGTAAACAAGTGTGTCATGAATGTTaatcaaaagaaaaattgtatttaatgaaaCCTTGatcaaaatgatcaaaacacaaatacatgtaGCTCAAAGCTAATTAAGCTGTAAGAAACTGATGATGAACGTTTCATGACTGTGAAGTGAATGAattcattataaaaaaaattacgttACCTTTTACGACAttttcatgtaccggtacacaAAAAAGTCCTTGTTAAAACCAACCTCATTCCCTTAAATCAACTAGTCACTCACTCAATCTATCATGAGACCTTATTCTATTTGTAGCCTGATTACATTTGACCTCATTTGGCATTGTAAAGAAAAACCTCATCCAGATGAGTCTTCAGAAGAGTAATTTTCCTGACATGAATACGCAGGTGGCATTTTGGAcgatgatgtatttatttatttgcatcctATTGGCTCCTGTcctaaagaaaataaacacagaggTGGAGACCGTCTTTTTCATCCAATTTAAGGCTTGAATGCACTGATTATTATGGTTATGTCTATTTGTCATACAAGAGTTTGTCTCTCTGCCAGCTCCTGCTCTCCAGAGCTCCCTCcaaatgttgttgttgcctCCGATCTTGTACCAGACCTGAAATCTAAGTTAAATTGCTTtggcaggttttgtttttttataatctcctccagctgtttgttGACACATTATCTGATTTTAAATCATCCAGAATGACTACAGACTGAGCTCTCTATTttagccatccatccatcatccatcatttttttgtagacgagacaacctcattcgtctcgtctacagccactTATCTGCCTCGCAGGTCGTGGGTGTtactggagcccatcccagctgactacgagcgagaggtggggtacaccccagacaaTTGCAATATCAGTTtgaccttttttattttcagatgattctgtttttaaaatgtcGCCATTGTCCAGTGtacaagaaacacatttatcccATTTTGGTTTTGAAGGTCTTTGTCTCAGTCATGAGCTCGATCAGCAAAGATATATATAgtatacatatactgtatacagaGATTTATATAAGCTTTAAAATAGATACTGCAGATCTATACTGGACAAATTAGAGCCATGAAATAACAGACATGGAATTACATCTTTCGACGTTCATAACATTCCAAAAAACGATTctaaaaaacgtctttagacatCAATGTCATTGAATGAGGTAAAAGTTACAGCTGTCAAaatcagttgagctgtgttaaaggagacatattctgAAAAACtcccttttcccatgtttctacacgactatttttgtggttttgggtcactaccaacacaaaaacagcaaaataaaccatcaagtgaatcctgcacaGTTTGCATAGTTCTGTAGGTGTACTGAAatgcgtctggcagaaatctctccccctgtgatgtcacagagggcgaacgtgcacaagatgtgcatgcACTCAatgaatttcctttttttttttttgttccatccACCGTCTctatgtgacaaaaaaaaaaaaaggagaaccaATGTTATCTGCTGTGTGGCTCCCGCTGTGAACCGTGGAGGAGGTGTGATGGTGTGGGTGCACTTCGCTGGTGACATTGTTGGCGATTTATTTAAAACTGAAATCTCACCAACTACAGTATTCTGCagtggaaataaagaaaatcaaccAAAGGGTGCtcaacatttatttgatctgcGTTTGAAAAAGCTGTCATCAAAACATGAGGTGAAAAATCTATTCAAAACATACAGCAATCGACCATCCCTTTCCTTTTACCTGATTCAGGAAATGCGATGTCTCAGGGAGTGAACATCCCATCATGTTTTCAATTGTTCCTctgtcaaaatgaaagaatatttTCTGGAAAACCTGCAGAAAGATTTTGTAGAACAAAGTTTTGCTGCAATTAAATGATAATTAAATTGCTTTATCATTCAGGAGGAACATCAGACGCAGCATTACCTTTGCTGCTACGATAATGATCAGACCTGATAAAAGTGCATGCCTTTTCATATCCTCCTGCTGCAAACATCCTGTCACAGGAGGTTGATGCAtaatacagaaaacaaagacaccaaCCTGAGAAATGTCATCCTGTTGGGCTGAACCACAAAGCATTTAAAGTCAAGAAATACACACAGTGCTTGTTCTCTTATACGTTCTGATATGGTCAGATACAAATTACACCAATACAAGCGTGCATGTTAATCATTGTGGGAGTCTGCCTGACTTTTGTCaaattttttacttttattaaaTATTACTATCAGTTTTCTAAAATATGGTAAGTGATGAAACATGTCTCCATTGCCTTGCACTTCTCATACACCTGGACAATACTGAAATTGGGATGCAGTTTGCTGATTTCAGCCCGgtgtaaatatgaatattgaTGAGGTGGCACAGGTGTTGCACAGCATCAGGCTGTTGTGGGCGTGTGTGTCACGCTcaaaatagcacacacacaccggcgtAATGTTTGGATGAGGAAGTGGGGTGAGCTCGGTGGTGGTCATATTTTATGTTTACCGCGTAATTGGGATTATGAATCGCTTTCAAATTTCCGCTAATATTGCAGTCAAccgagcttcaaaatttgtttcttAATATCTCGGGTTGATTATTCACAGATtgttatggaatttgacacattcatgtagggtgggggcctctacctTATCGCCTAATGTcttccggatcagatccggataCTGCTATAAATAAAacccagattttcccatttacttatggaggctttttcaaaaagtcacatatatatatatatatatatatatataaatatgcttTTATAGATTCTAATGTTACAACAATGAATCACCAGCCATCAGAACATATTTGACATTAACATTGTTTAATGATGCACATACATTTAAAGCAGTATTTAGACATCCAACTTCTGCATCCACTGAGCATAGTTTCTAACCTCCAATTGTTTTAACGTCACAgaataaaaaagttttttaaatgctccttgTTCAGTTACTGTTTTTGGTCAGTGGTCATGACGCAATGTTCAGTTCTATGGATCACTGCTGTTCTTTTCCAACACGGTGATGTCGGCCACACCGTGAACATGTGTGAGCTCCTTGCAGTCCAGCGACACCAGACATTTCCTCAGCCCAGGCCGGGTGGGGATGAATTCTTCAGTCAGAGACACGGAAGCGTGGCTGCCAATATCGCTGAGAGTCGGACAGGAAATGACAATACCAATCAAAAAACATTGAAAGTCGTTTGCAGAGACCACAATGCAGAGTATCTTTTCCTGCTTACCCGAAATGAATCATTCGATCAGCGCTGATACCCAGTCCTTCCACGTGGAATATGACGTCTTTCAGCTCCTGTGGTAGCGGATTAGTAAACAAGATCTTCACTGCCATTTTCTCCCCCACCACTGCCTTCCCAAGTGGCTGTGTGAGAAAAGAGCCAAGCAGAAGTCATATCAAGTCTGGATTTCCGTTTTAGTCGTtcgctttcttttcttttcggGTTACCACAATGATGATGTCTGGAGTTCTGAGCCGGAAGCTGAACTGAGTTGCCAGAACTTGCTGCGTTTCACTGACTCGTCCGGTCAGTGTCAGCATCAGGGAAGCTTGGTCTATCAGTTGATCCCGGTACTCTTCGTACTTGAGTTTCCATTCCAAAGGGTTCACTGTCGACAGGAGTCACAGGCAAATAATACGCGTCTTCACCTTGTTCTTTGATTCTGATTGTTGCGCTGCTGAAATGTGAATCAATGTATTTCTCAAATTGACTGTCATTAATTAATGAGAGCTTTGAGTGCAGGCTTGTTAGCATattgaataaaacaaagatatCCATTCTCACTTCCTCTGTTTCACGTTGATAATATGCAAATATAAGGAAGCTTTGAAATATGTATTATTAAGCTTTATTTTTTCCAGATAGCATTTTTCTGGCAAGAAATTACATAATCCCATTTCAAAATCTTCTTTAAGTAGCATAAAAAGGTTTGTTCCAGTATGTTCAAATTCTACAAATACAATCACAggtgcatttttgtgtgtgtgtgtgtgtgtgttaaattgtTGCTTGTTAAAAATGTCTTAATGTGGTGCTAAAAtgtccaaataaataaataaataaagcgtgAAGCTCCACTCACCCTTGCGGGGCTTGATGGTCACTTTAGTTTTGTCCTTCCTGACTGTAACCTTATGGACACCAGTGTAGTAGATGACTGCCACCGTGCTGTGCAGGAGCACCTTGCGCTGCTTTGAGCTGCTGTTCTTGAATTTGATGAGGAGACTTACGTCTTGTCCCATTTTAGGATCCTCACCATTCATTGTCACCTCTATAGA
Proteins encoded in this window:
- the LOC137899372 gene encoding histamine H3 receptor; its protein translation is MGAHILESNSSGNLTPAVWEAGAVLPGYLAVIASVLMATLVVVVVAGNALVIMAFIVDKSLRIQSNYFFLNLAISDFLVGAFCIPVYIPYTLTGRWLLGKGLCKVWLLVDYLLCTASVFNIVLISYDRFLSVTRAVKYRAQRNMTRRAVFKMVAVWVLAFLLYGPAIIFWETMVGQSVVPAHECYAEFYFTWYFLLSASTFEFFTPFVSVTFFNLSIYLNIHRRNRNGGACPEDDARTETIPKKQREGGVLSVFFVKTRKVSSSEPTAIAAVIEDDDALSPSSRGEPANQIFPQREKFSPDRRSSRSFQHTASCMPSGRRTQGYRLSRDKKIAKSLAIIVCTFGICWAPYTLLMIIRAACSGACVENHWYEITFWLLWLNSAINPFLYPVCHSSFRRAFSKILCPKRQSVQPQIEAQSC